GGTGGTTGAAAGTGACGTAGTAATGAACGTACACGATGACGTCGAGTTGATATGAAATTGGCGGTGCATGAACACTGGTGCGCATAGAGCTGGGTCACGAAGACTTTCGAAAAAAGTTGCCGGAGACGGTGTTTGTGGGGTTAAAAAAATGCTGCTTTTCTAGGATTACGATACAAGACAGTAAAGGGTTCTGACATTGCAGAGAAAAGAGCCCTTTTTACTGTgttttcccccctttttctATGGGGTGTGGGGGGAGGGAAGAATTGCATAAGAAATTGCCTTGAACTTTCTGCGTTCCACAGAGATCAAACTTTTTTGGTCTTAAATGGCAGCAGCCATCGTTGACTACTTTTGGAAACCAGGTTGGTTTGTGTGTGAAATTTGGCATTGAACTAAACATATTGGGTCTGATGGTGACTTTCCTTTAAtcgctttttctttttctgtgtTGTGGCAGCGATATGAGAAGCGATTGATTGATACAGAGATGAGGACTTATGAGGAGCTCATTAGTCATTTCTAGGTAACCTTTCTAATACTTTTgattctctttttcattttgttttgatttttcttggAGGAAAGTTATGAAAAGTGCTAAAGATTTTTTATGTAGTCCCACTTTCGctaattgagagaaaaaatcatgtgtttatataaataaggaaCACATCTCCATTGACAGAAAGCCATAAAACTACTCGCACTTATGATCTTATGATAGAGCAtagcatatcatatcattggggaagttcttaatttttaaaataatttctctaTAATTAAATCCGACCGCTTGAGACAAAACTggtttttttgtgtgtttattttaacatttttttatagtatAATTGGGGTAATGCAattaaaccaaataaaaagataaaataaagcCAGGCCCAGTAGTGACTGATATAGGCTAGTAGCAGGCCCAGTAGTGACTGATATAGGCTAGTAGCAGGCCCATCGTGGCCCAAGTTTATCAGGATTTGGaacctttttcaattttttgaagGGCTAATAAGAAGGGATATACTCAAGGGTATTCCTGGAACAAAAAAGTATCAAACATCCTNttttttttttttcaaattttttcctttatagcTAGCGATGTTCATTTAATCAATAGGACGAGGGATCTTTAGAACTAGGAAAGTagtggagagagatttctctATTAAACTAGCTTAGGAATGACGATTTTATTTCTTGTACCAGACTCGCCTCACtctcttttatatataaatataaatatatctatatatatatataccaaaaTAACtaacttattatatatttatttatattgtatTACTGGATTTATTAGATGAAATGGTGTTAATGTATTGGAATTGGTTTGTTCAAATTTCAacgacttttatttttaaaattcaaaaattcaaaactttactTTAATACGAGACAACGGTTAgtattttctttattgaaaaaaaagaaaaaaaaagtctggTCTAAGAGACAAAAAGCAGAATTGAATGATCGGTCAAACACGTCAGTCATCTAACGAACGTCACAGACCTCTCCTCGACGTCCACGTCAGGTGCACGTTAGAACTCAGCACAAAAATTTCACTATTCACTCGCACATACACAAGTCCCCATCAAAGGAATCCCTCATTTCTGACCCAAAAATGGCATCCCACCTCTCAAAAAGCACAAATCCCCATAGTCTTCATCAACCATTTCCCCTTCTCCCACCCTTCTCCATTGCCCTCACAGCCCTCCCATGGCTAAACCCACCAACCAGCTGCGCATTTTAGCACCTCCTGACCCTGATTCTCCTCCCCTTAAACCTCCTTTCAGAGCTCCTCCCTCTGCTTCCATGGCTAACAATCACTCCACTCCTGCGAAACTTGATTCAGCCATAGCTGCTGCTTCTCCTCCTCCAAATCCCTCTCCTTTGTCCAACCACATCCCATTTTCCAAACTCCACAGACAACCTGGTTTTTCGTCTCAAAAACCAAAGAATTCTAACCCACCTCCAGCTCTGACCGTTTCTGCTATGGTCAAATCAAAACCCCACCTCCAGAAAATTGCTTCTGGTGAGGATGAGAAATTGAGTAAGCTGTGTAAAGAGATGGGCACTAAGAAGTTTTTTGATGAGAAGAAGGAAGCTAATAAAGGGGTTGATGATGATAGTAAAGCTCTCTATCTCGTggtgaaggagaaggagaaggaattAAAAGAGCCTCAGAAGGGGCATGGTCTTCACACTTTGAGACCAACAGTTTCTTTACTTCGAAAGGATGGGAGAAGAAGGTCCCTTGCTGATCCCCAAGTTGAATTGGCTGATATTCTTGCAAAAAATGGCGTCAAAGTAGTCTCAGTCGACATGCCTCCGGCTATGCAGATCCATGCTGTGGATTGTGCAAGAAAGGCTCATGATAGCATGGAGAAATTCACTTCCAAGACTCTTGCTTTATCGCTCAAGAGGGTAATTAGCTTAACAATTCTGTACAATCTGGAAACTTTTAGAATGAATTAGCTAATAACTTTGCTTGCTTGCTTGTGAATTTCCAGGAATTTGATAGCGTGTATGGTCCGGCCTGGCACTGCATCGTGGGGAAAAGTTTTGGGTCTTTTGTGACTCATTCAGTCGGTGGTTTCCTATATTTCTCAATGGACCAAAAGCTGTATATTCTATTGTTCAAAACTTCAGTACAAAGAGCTGATTGAAATTGAAGTAGATGTCAAAAACAGAGCTGGGAAATCCATTAAATTTGGCATAGTAGAGTTTAAGAAAGGTAAAAGAGACCGTCCATCCGAATACTTGTACATTGATTATGATGAGCAACACACCAACAATACAAAATATTCAGTCATTGAAGTTGAGTGATAGAATAACTTCCAATCTGTTCTCTGGAGATCTCTTACAAGCTGTTTACTGAACAATTTTTATTGCAGTTCTTGAGGTTGAATGATAGAATAACCCTTTTGTTACAGCTCCAAGACCCAATTCTTTACATATTCTTCTCTCTATTCTCTACAAATATTGCAGACAATCATTTCAATGAATGAAAACATGTTCATACATATGCATGCCAGCGATCTTCTTCTAATCTTTTTTCACTCAAATGGTCTGTGATTCATCATTAGCGAAGGATAATCTACAAGATTAAGACTAAATTatgcatttttgtttcttgagcTGAGATGGGGTTATTGTAGAGCATTCATTCACTTCACCGCCTGATTTTGTACAATTGGACAGGATCAGGGGAGAAAGCTCTTTACCCCACCCCACCCCaccctcttttttctttcttctaacTTTCTATGTTATAAAGTCTCTTTCTTGAGCCAGTCGTATGAGTAATTACCTAGCTGAAAATGATGGTAGGCAGGCCCACAGCCTTTATGTTTGATATTGGATGCACATTCTTCTTTGACCAATACATGTGCGTTCTTATTCATAGCCTCCTTATTCATAGCCTCCTTATTTAGAAGATTGAACTATTGATTTTGGCTCCTTCTGGAAGTTGGAAAAGTTATGCGTTAGGTGGTTTGCATTGGGACCCTTGGGGGTCGGTTGTGTGTCCCTACTACTCAATATTTGGTTCAAAATGTGATggccaagaacaaaaaatgacTAGTTGAATTCCTTCTTGCTAGATTAGATCAATAaatgacaaagaaaaagatatcTCTTTGCGTTTAAAAAGGACTGGCGTCTTCCCTCTCCAAGTTTTGAAGTAGTAAATGGGATGAAACCAATCAAAATTCCTTGCATATTGCTGTCATTTTAGTAAACTCGAAAAGACATTTAAGGGGGAGGGGATGATTATGACTTTAAAGAACTCTTCTTGTATCATACAACGCTAACATTTGTCTCGTTGTAAATGGGATGGAAGCCCGAACGCCTTGCCTTTTCTGGTTTTCCCTTGAGGTTCTATCATTAGTCCAACTATGCCCTCAAAAAGAAGGAATATTggccttttttctttccct
This genomic interval from Cucurbita pepo subsp. pepo cultivar mu-cu-16 chromosome LG20, ASM280686v2, whole genome shotgun sequence contains the following:
- the LOC111783690 gene encoding uncharacterized protein LOC111783690, yielding MAKPTNQLRILAPPDPDSPPLKPPFRAPPSASMANNHSTPAKLDSAIAAASPPPNPSPLSNHIPFSKLHRQPGFSSQKPKNSNPPPALTVSAMVKSKPHLQKIASGEDEKLSKLCKEMGTKKFFDEKKEANKGVDDDSKALYLVVKEKEKELKEPQKGHGLHTLRPTVSLLRKDGRRRSLADPQVELADILAKNGVKVVSVDMPPAMQIHAVDCARKAHDSMEKFTSKTLALSLKREFDSVYGPAWHCIVGKSFGSFVTHSVGGFLYFSMDQKLYILLFKTSVQRAD